One Gadus macrocephalus chromosome 17, ASM3116895v1 genomic window, taatacacacattgacacaccgacggcagagtcacccatacaaggcgacagccagctcgtcaggagcaattagggttaggtgtcttgctcagggacgcgtcaacactcagctaggaggagccggggttcgaactagcaacctttcggttacaaggcaactgctctacctcctgaggaCAGGATAGGAGACAAAATAACAAAGCACATCAATTGCGGCGAGTTCCACCAGACTAACAAACAACCGTCAATCACGAGTGAAGGGGAAGGTCCAATAATCCTGGGAGGGTCCGTGGGGTTCGAGTAGAAGGGATAGGAGGACGTGGGGGGTAGCAGGGGCTGGCTGTGAGCTgccttgttgtttgtgttgacaGGGCTCCACGGTCTctgagatggaggaggtgtTAACACGCAGGTCCATCTCCCCGGGGCTGCCCTGACGGAGTTTGGACAcctgcacggacacacacacacacacacacacacacacacacacacacacacacacacacacacacacacacacacacacacacacacacgtacacacacgtcacacacgcacacgcctcccttctcaaaatatacattttcaaGTGTGGCTCGGCACGGAAACAGAGAGATTGTATTAATTGAGTcttatatttgaataaaccttTTGGAATGAACCCTTTTATCATTTTTTCTTCGTCAGTCTGGAGGTAATTCGCACCTCTCCATGGGCCGGTGTTTTGCATTGATGGTTCTGCGTCAGTGACGACGTGGTACGGTCTACGGTGCAACGGCAGCGGCTACCTTTCGCTATAGGCACGTTAGTGCAGTGACGCCCGCGGCGGAGGCAGCGTGACAGTGCTTACTGCTCTCTGGGTCACCGCTCCTCACCTGACTTTGCAGAGTCCTCGAGACgtctcctccccttccgaggCCCTTACAGTCAAAtgattgtgcctgtgtgtgtgtgtgtgtgtgtgtgtgtgtgtgtgtgtgtgtgtgtgtgtgtgtgtgtgtgtgtgtgtgtgtgtgtgtgtgtgtgtgtgtgtgtgtgtgtgtgtgtgtgtgtgtgtgcgagctgCCTGAAGCGTTGCACATTAACCGAAGGCGGAGCGCAGGAACATTGTGATCTACGCTCAGGGTGTCGGACAGGGGCTATATCCGTTCTATATCCATCAAACTATAGCGTGTTTAAGTTGTCATCGCTAAGAATACACTCTATTTGCTGTCGCAGGTGATGTTTTGGCTCAATTGCAATACTTCTAACATGGTTTAACTTGGATCCAACCCATGGTGATTAAACAAGACTGGCCGTATTAATAATTAGTATCTCTTAAATGAGAAAGTCTTACTGGCTGAAAAACCTTAACTGTATTGTAAAATACATGACGTGACTTAGACCAATACGTAACCGCCCATTGGAACAACACTCAATATCAATTCCATAATGAACGATAGATAATATCTCGGGACACAATATCACAGAATGACAATGCACAATTGTTCTGATGTTAAAAGCTTGTGGTCATACATTAGCTAGTGTGAAAGAAGAAGTGTGTTGGTGTCCGACCAGTGAACTGTGTAATACATTATTGGAACGGCTGCTGATTTGCCAAATACTTGATTATGCTAATTAAAGGTTAACCAATCAAAAAAAAGTATCAATTAATGAACTGCATTGGCAGCAATTACTGCTCTGGTCGTAACTGATATGCTAATAGCATGgatcagcaggtgtgtgtgttatgtagcAGTGTGTTTGAGGACTTTATGGTAGTGGTGTTTTGTGAGGACTCTGAGCCTCCCGAGTTATATTGTACGCTAGCTCCTAGCAGCACATTCAGGATGCTACGCCTTAGCAACCTAATTCGGAGCGTTTTAtggcacacagtacacacattgTCGCAAAACACTCATATCTCTATAGAGTAAATGGACTTAAAAATGGCTTGGGTTGGAGATTTTTAACACGTCCCTCTTGGCCGTAAGCTTGAAGCGAGACCATTCGATGATTCTTCAGTCATTTCTGAAGAATAAACGAGTGGGAGAATGTTTCAAAATGGACCCTTGCGCAATAACGAACCTACATTAACAGCTGTTAATTTAATCATTAGTATGTAACCATTTTTGTATCTGCCCACTTTGTGTTGTGTATAGACCCCAACTGGTAATGTATATCTGTTCGGAAATTGTTTCTATACTAGTTTTTATTAAATCCATTGTTTATACATTCATGAGATATAGGCCTACTGGAATCTGCAgttcaagtaggcctacatcttcATGTTGAACCACAGCGATTCTCTCTGATCACCTATACCGCGGATTGACTGGTAAAAAATACAGAGTAAATGCTTAGTATTGACCTAGTTTCACACAATTCGACCTTTATTCGTTTTTCCAAgaaattacaaaataaacaatggcAGATAAAATAAAGTGCTTCCCATTGTCGGGCTACTACAAGTCATTTTGTTCCATAGTGGAGCCATTTCACGACAACCGGACAGTACTTTTTGATCAAACCTGCCCCCCGTTTGCCCCAACGTAACGGAAGTCGATTTCAACCCACCGCCATATATCCCGATCGCTTGTTTGCCTGGACTCAAAAGAAAAGCGGATCAACCACTGCTCCCCCCAGATGTTGATCAAGCGGGGACATTCTTTTTAAACTCACAAAGTGCAGCGGTCCTCTTTACAACCCTCTTCCTTTGAGGAAGCTTTTTGCTGTGAGACGGCTCTATTTTGGGCTGCAACGTGGAGTTTCTAGTGTGTTTTAATATAGAACAAAAACACCTGCAACGTCCTTCTTACTATGCACATTCACCCAGGACAGAGCGGTTGAATCGCAGGAGGGTAGTGTGTAAAATCGGTTCTGCCCCACAGCCCTATGGCATAAAAAATAACTTGACTATGCAGAATGTCGAAAAATGGTAGAAATAGGTCAAATCAGTTATAACAATCGTCCAACACAAGTGATCGAATGTTATGGACCTCCAATGAGAAATGCGTGGTGAAAAAGAACCTGATGAAGTATAGGCAATACGTTTATAGTTGGCAATAGGCCTACTTACAATGGGAAAATAAACCTAATTGGATTTCACAGTGTCTCATCAATTGTGAATGGGATCATTTCTCTTGGTGAACTTTTGGACTCAATACTATATCATGTCTGTAAACAGCCGTCACCATTTTTCATGTATTGCTTCATGCATCTAGATAATTAAAAAATCTATTATGTTTGGCACAGTTTGGCAATATAATAGCCTATAGGCTACAGACACAACACTGGGTTTGGGGAAATTGGTTATAAACTACAAGCACACGCAAGGATTGATCATTAAAAGCTTtgaaacaatacaaataacaaacaaagtAGTAGTATTTCACAGTAAAGTACATAATTATCATTTGAAGTGCGCGGCGATCTTGAGTTtctttttatacttttttcatcctcatgcttttattttgaaaagaaaagTTCAGATGACTGCTCTGTGTGGATCTATTTTTTGATGCTAAAAAATTATCTCCAATCTttcaatctcacacacacgtacacatacacacacagacacccgcacacacacacacacacacacttccggtCAGTGCACCTTTGTGAACCAAAAgttgtaataaaaaaacaaaaacacagaagaaAGGCTTTTACATTGATATCTTGGCACACGGTCTGCGTAGCAAGGAAGCACTTGAATCTAGTGACGCTGGAGCTTAGGAACGGCGCATGTCCGCCCCCCCCATTGGATagaaggtggtgggggggggagggggggttgattAAACGCAGGATGGGacaaaaacaagatggcgcTGATATTAATGTTTGTGCTCGGGGGGTGAGGAATTAAGGGAGGCGGGATTAGGATTCGGCGGCGTCCCTCCATCACCTCGTCGCCATggcgtcgggggggggggggggggggggggggaactgaagAGGCGACTAGAACTGTGAGGTCTCGGTGAAGGAGATGGCGTCCGACTTGTCGACGGTGAAGCCGCCGTTGACGTAGGACTTCTTCTCGCAGTCCTCGTCGTCCAGCGGCGAGTCCAGGGCGAAGGGGTTGGCCATGTCCACGTCGGACGCCACGTCCATCCGCTCCAGCTCACGCTTGGACAGCTTCTCCACCACCGCCGCTCCGTACGCGTCCCCCAGCACGTTGATCATGGTGCGGCAACGGTCGCTGGAGAAAAAGACCCCAAAAGGCCGTCGTTATCCGTTCATGTTCAGattgagcagacgcttttagatttacatttacatttagggcatttagcagaccccTTTAATCCAGAGCCACTAACAATAAGTAAATTTGTCGTGAAAGTGAAACAACAagatattgctgtcggtacagtaaggatgttcatagaaccaagtgcaaagctccaacaatcgctaggttaacccattcccagtaTACAACAAatacagctaggataagatgctataaCTAAGTTCTATAACAAAATACGACATAGAATAAGTCTGTacgttaagtgccaggacgtacaacatacaaaaagtaggaggggagggacgTGGTGGCAATGCAGTCTCGGTGAATTCTGAACAGGTGGGTCTTGAGGGTGGGTCTCTTGTAGTCTTTTATACAAGACTTCCAAACCATTGacacacacgtttacacaccgacggcggagtcaaccatgcaaggcgataGCCAGCTCGTCTGAGGCGGTTAAGTGTctcaggtgtcttgctcagggacacctctacGGCTGGGAGGTGTAGAGGGATTGAAACCAGAAAACTTCTGGTTACAATTCAACCCGTTGGTCCTCCTGATCTAAGCCGAGCAGTGATGATATGATTGGCCGGCTGTTGCCATTCAGCCGGCCAGAGATATGAAAAAAGAAATGAAAGATATGAAAAAACACACGctcaaacaaaccaaaacacacacacactcacagacatacacaaacaggtGATCATCTGGTAAAGAGAAACCCAAAGGCACGAGTCTGTGGGTTGAGTTTGTCTCGTCGAGGGGTCATTGTGAATGCTGCACCTCCCTTGGCCCTTGCCAGTGCGTATTGCGATGCACTTGGATCGGTTCCCTTATCGTCTTTCAGTCATAGCCATTCATCAGAATTCCCATATCATCCGTCCCCAATACAGTAAATACCAGGTCTGTTACGATGCCAACAGGGCTCCGCAGCGACCGGCCTGAGCTGGTTGGGTTTGCCTGCAGTACAAACTGCCTCTGTGGTCCTttggctgtgctgctgctgctcgccctagtgtacaccccccccccccatttcggCTGCCAAGTGCTTATTGAGTTTTGGGAGCGGTTCACCTCACCCCCTGCTCAGAGCACAGACAGGTTCTGGCCGGTGGACAAAGTTTAAGACCTAATATGTACAAACATATATTTGAAGCGATagtatatttatgtatgtatttctATAAGTATATTTGAAATGGCTTTCCAGGACTCTTGAGTGAATGTCCTCTTTTCTGCCTCCCTTGGAGAAGGGGCAGCAGGGTTGAGTTTAGTGTTGTGACTATACGGTGTTCCACTGCCAGgcaaaaggtactgggttcgatccccaaagtCCCTATCCCTTATCAGGATCCCCAGGTAATCCCTCCCTGCCCCTTCCTGTCATGCGTTTGGTTTCACTGTTAACCGCTTAGTGATAAAGGGCAAAAAAAATACGCTTTAGTTTCTTTAGTCAGTAGCCTACTTACAGGAGCCAATCCACGGCAACAATCAGCGTGACATCGTTGGCCGGCAGCCCAACAGCTGTTAAGaccatcaccatggtaaccaggcCTGCGTTGGGGATCCCAGCTGCGCCGATGCTGGCCAGTGTGGCAGTGATGCTGAAACACACGCAGCATTGCACAGAAAACCATCAATCATACTTGTAGAAATAACCTTTAATTGAAAACCTTTTTTTAAAAGCTCTTTCAAATGAAACGCCGTTCCTGGTGGGCGACGGGTTCGTTTGAATGCATGAGCGGGATCGCTGTTTGAAACTGCTTGTTGCACTTCTTAAGGAAGTTATCACATGCCACTAAATATGCAATACAATCACAGTGTCGATCAGTTTGATTAGATAGTTCGGTAATTGTATTCTGATATTCTAAATTCTCTCAATAGACCAACTCGTGAAGATGAGTCCTGTCGAAAAAGTGGCAGACCCGTAATCAACATTATGAGGGACGCCTGTGTTtatcccccctctctgtgtaaAGTCTAGTCCAAAGGTCTTGTTCATCGTGATGTCACAtcgcctccattttggaagtATAGGGGGGCATTGTTCATGTCAATGGTGGTCGGGTCATTATTTAGTCATAAATCGTGGAAGGATTTGTGATTATCATtacccctctcgctctctctctcgcacttctctctttctttcgcctctctctctctctctctctctctctctctctctctctctctctctctctctccccctccctctctctctctctctctctctctctctctctctctctctctctctctctctctctctctctctctctctctctcccgtcacAAAATGGCGGCATATCACCAACcataactcccccccccacccccccagaggCCCCTCTCCCACCTGATGGTGAGGATGTGTCCCACGTCCAGGTTGTAGTCGTTGAGCTGGGCGATGAAGATGGTGGCCACGGCCTCGTACAGCGCCGTGCCGTCCATGTTGATGGTGGCGCCCACGGGCAGCACGAAGCGCGTGATGCGCTTGTCGATGCCGACGTTCTCCTCCGCGCAGCGGAAGGTCACCGGCAGCGTGGCGgagctgggacacacacacagagacgcacaccggcgtcacacaaacgcacacgtcacacacgtgtcacacacacacacacacacacacacacacacacacacacacgcgcgcgcgcgccaaACAAAAGTCACACAAGCATCACACACAAGCGTCACACGAGCGTCACacacgcgccacacacacacacacacacacacacacacacacacacacacacacacacacacacacacacacacagatacacacacaaacgcgtcacacacacgtctcacacGAGTACTTCTCGTTGAGTTTCGGACAGTTTTGTTCGTGGAACAACTCATGGACCATAGCCCCGGTCGATGGATGCATTCAAGAGGGTGTGACTCCGAATCCACAAAGCGGTCATGAGCGTCTGTGGGCTGCTGACCTGGAGGAGATCATCAGGGCGGTGACCAACGCCTGGGCCATCTGGAGCATCAGCGTGAAGGGGTTCTTCCTCACGAAGACGAAGTAGATGAGCGGCAGGATGAGGAGGCCGTGGACGGCCAGTCTGTGGGGGGCAGGGCGCAGCACAGAGCGTTGAAGACCCAACAGAGCGTGGGAGGAGGGACACCCGCGCCCCAAACAACGGAAGCCCCTTCCACATTAGTGTTAGTGTTGTGTGAGCGACGCCTGGTTGACTTCTCTTTGTTAATGACGGTTGCTTAGCAACGTCTTCCATTACTGTCTTGCATCGCCGCTGTTCACCGCTGTTTTTTAAAAAACGATTGACCTCTATGCCAGCGGCTTATCGCTCAAAGTGAAACTTTCCGACTGCAGAGTCATCACCACGGGTCTAACGACCTTTCGCTTTTGTTTCTGGGTTTAAGCTCTCCCTCGCAGTCAACGACATTATTAAGTCAGGGCTCACAGATACCCCCGTGGCATACCCTCATGCACACAATCAAATGAACCGGATCAGTCTATCATTTAAACGTGTCTATAATACAGACACATAAGCCCCccactccaacccccccccccacccccaaattGGCTCCCTTATCAGCGCTCCGGCAGagctcttgtttttctttttacggCGTCTTTCTTCGGAGGGGCGCCAGCATTGGCTTTCCAAAGGCCAGCTATAAATCTGTGCTCAGTCTTACCCAGTCAGCACGGTGGCCATATAAAGACCCATCTTCCCGAAGATCGCCCAGTCTTCCACTTCAATAATTTTGGCCGCAATTAGGAAGAGGATTCCGACGGGCATGTAGCTGAAATGAGACGGATCGTTTTATAGACAAGGTCAGACAGGGATTATTAGAAatgctggctgtgtgtgtttgtggttgggtatctgtgtgtgtgtgtgtgtgtgtgtgtgtgtgtgtgtgtgtgtgtgtgtgtgtgtgtgtgtgtgtgtgtgtgtgtgtgtgtgtcactggacCATTTTATGTCCAAATGATTAATTATTTGCAGAATAAATTCGGTACCATGTTCAATGGAATACATTTCTAAGGGAAAGAAGGAAACCCCCAAAGAGATGACCTCCACTACATCTCATCATTACAGGTTTCACGTTTAAAAATAAGCATCTACATTTGTCCAATGTTTATCTTTTGGGgcactttaaataaaatgtattcaatTTCAAATATTCTGAATCGTCCTGAAAAAAATTGCATTTGCATTCGTAAAAAACACTCCCAATGCATTCTGGGTAGAACCCGCGTACCACATGATGATCTGCACCAGCCGCATGGTGGCCTCGTTCAGCGCGTCGAAGAAGTCCAGCAGGATGCGGCCCCGGGCGCCCATCTTGCCGATGACCAGGCCGAACACGGCGCAGAACACGATGAGGCCCAGCACGTTCATCCCCTCCGAGTACGAGCCCGTGATCTTGTACTCCTTGGTGACGTTCTGCCAGGGGGGACACAAGACATCCATTCATGCCTGTTTGGCTAGAAGAGCGAAAATGAGAAGGGCAGGGAAACCGATACAGACCTCTCAGCGGAGATCTCTCACAACAACGTCTTCCATAACTGTCGGTTATCGTTGGTTAACGGAGAGGGCAGGGAACCCGATACGCACCGCTCAACAGAGGCTCCTCTCTCTGGTACGCAGCCGATAACCCGGTTTCCGGTCGTCGGTTATCGTATGTTATCTTACCGTGTTTTCAGATCATCTGTTATCGTATGTTAGCTTACCGTGTTTTCAGATCGTCTGTTATCCTATGTTATCTTACCGTGTTTTCAGATCGTCTGTTATCGTATGTTATCTTACCGTGTTTTCAGATCGTCTGTTATCGTATGTTGTCTTACCGTGTTTTCAGATCATCTGTTATTGTAATCTTACCGTGTTTTCAGATCATTTGGTATCGTATGTTAT contains:
- the slc1a1 gene encoding excitatory amino acid transporter 3; the encoded protein is MELMDQKERRGMNIKGFMKKNWLLIATVIAVVLGIGLGLLVREYTSLSHLERQYFGFPGEILMRMLKMIILPLIMSSMITGIAALDSEVSGKIGLRAVVYYFTTTIFAVILGIILVVSIKPGVSHKHFGSTGTTPNVTTVDTILDLVRNMFPENLVQACFAQYKTKRVELPPPPPKVQPENATLTPPLVTTLMAVMENVTKEYKITGSYSEGMNVLGLIVFCAVFGLVIGKMGARGRILLDFFDALNEATMRLVQIIMCYMPVGILFLIAAKIIEVEDWAIFGKMGLYMATVLTGLAVHGLLILPLIYFVFVRKNPFTLMLQMAQALVTALMISSSSATLPVTFRCAEENVGIDKRITRFVLPVGATINMDGTALYEAVATIFIAQLNDYNLDVGHILTISITATLASIGAAGIPNAGLVTMVMVLTAVGLPANDVTLIVAVDWLLDRCRTMINVLGDAYGAAVVEKLSKRELERMDVASDVDMANPFALDSPLDDEDCEKKSYVNGGFTVDKSDAISFTETSQF